The following coding sequences lie in one Vibrio sp. BS-M-Sm-2 genomic window:
- a CDS encoding heme biosynthesis protein HemY — translation MIRWIFLFLVLGAGLIVGTQFSGQQGYVLISIANKTIEMSVTTLVIFVIALLAALFGLEYLFKKLMYASSTTWNWFSVRKLKRSRRYTNEGIIKLLEGDWKGAEKKVTRWANHHDMPLLCYLVASQAAHEQGNTGERDKYIELASQQDNSLLAVELTKAKQQISESNYEAAFDTLSTLKGSYPNNTAVLGLLKATYMQLKLWQPLLELTPKLAKNKLLTAEEQVELEQKAQCGLLHDVAQQQGSEGLISHWNKLSRKQKQSSHLVSCFVKQLIARKADSEAFTVIKENIAKNSSNELYMLLPELNLADHHPVVVMLERAISKDGSNAEAHSALAQFYLREQKWAEAQSHFEKALALRSNVSDYGYLSDALEKQNLTKAAHEVSRKALALVQPA, via the coding sequence ATGATTCGTTGGATTTTTCTTTTTCTCGTTCTCGGTGCTGGGTTAATTGTTGGTACTCAGTTCTCTGGTCAACAAGGCTACGTTCTGATCTCAATTGCCAATAAGACCATTGAGATGAGCGTGACAACACTGGTTATCTTTGTTATTGCTCTTCTAGCTGCTCTGTTCGGCTTAGAGTACTTGTTTAAAAAGCTTATGTACGCAAGCTCGACAACTTGGAACTGGTTCAGTGTTCGTAAACTGAAACGCTCTCGTCGTTATACCAATGAAGGCATCATCAAACTTCTTGAAGGTGACTGGAAAGGCGCAGAGAAGAAGGTAACTCGTTGGGCTAACCACCACGACATGCCGCTGCTTTGTTATTTAGTCGCTTCTCAAGCGGCACACGAACAAGGGAATACGGGTGAACGTGACAAATACATCGAGCTCGCTAGCCAGCAAGACAACTCATTACTTGCCGTTGAGCTAACCAAGGCTAAACAACAGATCAGTGAATCGAACTACGAAGCGGCTTTCGATACACTTTCAACATTGAAAGGTTCGTACCCGAATAACACTGCTGTACTTGGCCTGCTAAAAGCCACTTACATGCAGCTTAAGTTGTGGCAGCCATTGTTAGAGCTAACGCCTAAGCTAGCTAAGAACAAGCTTCTTACAGCTGAAGAGCAAGTTGAGTTGGAGCAGAAAGCACAATGTGGCTTACTTCACGATGTGGCACAGCAGCAAGGTAGCGAAGGTTTAATCAGCCATTGGAACAAGCTTTCCAGAAAGCAGAAACAAAGCTCTCATCTTGTTTCCTGTTTTGTGAAACAACTGATCGCTCGTAAAGCTGATTCAGAAGCCTTCACAGTGATTAAAGAGAACATCGCGAAGAATAGTTCAAATGAACTCTATATGTTGCTTCCTGAGCTAAACCTTGCTGATCACCACCCAGTCGTCGTAATGCTAGAACGCGCTATCAGTAAAGATGGTAGCAATGCTGAAGCACACAGCGCATTGGCTCAGTTCTACCTCAGAGAACAGAAGTGGGCAGAAGCACAAAGTCACTTTGAAAAAGCACTGGCACTTCGTTCAAACGTTTCAGACTACGGATACTTGTCTGATGCACTGGAGAAACAGAACCTAACCAAAGCAGCCCATGAAGTTTCTCGTAAAGCGCTCGCTCTAGTTCAACCCGCTTAA
- a CDS encoding uroporphyrinogen-III C-methyltransferase, whose amino-acid sequence MTSKKNNEHIEPEKKQDTQPVVVESEKADSTETKQSEQKLDASVSNTANNEQPQAEHKEQIEKAEKQGKRGVKLGAIAIAISIIFSGGIAFQMQQKSAEYSAQIATLQAQLQNTQSAVNKDLQTIKQETIQEASHAVEKTQVVQSQQQKSIQSLQLAVADVKGRRPNDWLLAEADYLVKLAGRKLFLEHDAVSATKLMESADQRIAALNDPSLVSLRQSMTNDITKLRTIPLIDRDGLVLRITSLQQQVDSLPLANAILPEAAIVEKKAVSQDINDWQNNLMTSMKDFSENFITFRSRDGEVIPLLSPEQHFYLRENIKGKLETAIRAVYKEQGELYSVALNTASEWSKAYLNQDNNSVIEFEKAIKQLSEQNISVKYPVKLESQNELSDVIRERLRREVTVMTTEEK is encoded by the coding sequence ATGACAAGCAAAAAAAATAATGAGCATATTGAACCTGAAAAGAAACAAGACACTCAGCCAGTTGTTGTTGAAAGCGAAAAAGCTGACTCTACAGAGACAAAACAATCTGAACAGAAGCTCGATGCCTCTGTCTCAAATACCGCTAATAATGAACAGCCTCAAGCTGAGCATAAAGAGCAAATAGAGAAAGCAGAAAAGCAAGGTAAGCGCGGTGTCAAGCTAGGTGCTATTGCGATCGCTATTTCTATTATTTTCAGTGGCGGTATCGCATTTCAAATGCAGCAAAAGAGTGCTGAGTACTCAGCTCAAATCGCCACTCTTCAAGCGCAACTTCAGAATACCCAATCTGCAGTAAATAAAGACCTGCAAACCATCAAGCAAGAGACTATCCAAGAAGCGTCGCACGCGGTGGAGAAAACTCAGGTAGTACAGTCTCAACAGCAAAAGAGCATTCAAAGCCTACAGTTAGCAGTGGCTGACGTTAAAGGTCGCCGCCCGAATGACTGGTTACTTGCCGAAGCCGATTACCTTGTGAAACTAGCAGGACGTAAACTGTTTCTAGAGCATGATGCCGTTAGCGCAACTAAGTTAATGGAAAGTGCCGATCAACGTATCGCAGCACTGAACGACCCTAGCTTAGTGTCACTGCGTCAATCAATGACCAATGACATTACCAAGCTTCGCACTATTCCTCTGATCGACCGTGATGGCTTAGTTCTACGCATCACAAGTCTTCAGCAGCAAGTCGATTCGCTGCCACTTGCCAATGCTATTCTTCCAGAAGCCGCAATTGTTGAGAAAAAAGCAGTATCGCAAGATATTAATGATTGGCAAAATAACCTGATGACGTCGATGAAAGACTTCTCAGAAAACTTCATCACATTCCGCAGTCGTGATGGCGAAGTTATCCCTCTACTTTCTCCTGAGCAACACTTCTACCTGCGTGAAAACATCAAAGGTAAATTAGAGACCGCTATTCGCGCCGTCTACAAAGAGCAAGGTGAACTCTATAGTGTAGCTCTTAATACCGCTAGCGAGTGGTCGAAAGCGTACCTAAACCAAGATAACAACTCAGTGATTGAATTTGAGAAAGCGATTAAACAGTTAAGTGAACAGAACATCTCTGTGAAATACCCTGTAAAGCTTGAGTCTCAGAATGAGTTATCAGATGTGATACGTGAGCGCCTACGACGTGAAGTCACCGTTATGACCACGGAGGAAAAATAA
- a CDS encoding uroporphyrinogen-III synthase: MTVLVTRPGSEGQSLCQQLADEGIQAIHHPLIRIVDNPNSSDLSTQLNNSDIIIAVSHHAVTAAQNILSKTSSIWPTSPLYLGVGQKTAHVLSKVCKQKVNYPQVSDSEHLLKLTELNGVENKSVLILRGNGGRELIRDSLLNRGAQVSYCETYRREYIPISDHNTYQTWINKKASKVVITSQEQLEYLCSITPDEYLAWLSTRHLFVPSQRIVERAQQLGFSNVTNTHSATNQILLAALRP; encoded by the coding sequence ATGACTGTGTTGGTGACTCGCCCCGGTTCAGAGGGGCAATCGCTTTGCCAACAACTAGCGGATGAAGGAATTCAAGCAATCCATCATCCGCTGATTCGTATCGTTGATAATCCAAACTCTTCGGATTTAAGCACCCAGCTTAATAACAGCGATATCATTATTGCAGTCAGTCACCACGCCGTGACCGCTGCTCAAAACATCCTTTCGAAAACCTCATCCATTTGGCCCACTTCGCCGCTTTATCTTGGCGTTGGTCAAAAAACTGCGCACGTTTTAAGCAAAGTCTGTAAACAAAAAGTAAACTACCCTCAAGTTAGTGATAGTGAACATCTTCTTAAACTTACTGAACTTAATGGCGTAGAAAATAAGTCCGTTTTGATACTACGTGGTAATGGTGGGCGTGAGCTCATTAGAGATTCCCTACTCAATCGAGGTGCACAAGTCTCTTATTGTGAGACCTACCGTAGAGAATATATTCCCATTAGCGACCACAATACCTATCAAACATGGATAAACAAAAAAGCGTCCAAAGTTGTCATCACTAGTCAGGAACAATTGGAGTATCTCTGCTCAATTACCCCTGATGAGTATTTGGCTTGGCTGTCAACAAGACATCTATTTGTCCCAAGCCAGCGCATTGTAGAACGAGCACAACAACTCGGTTTCTCGAACGTGACCAATACTCACAGTGCTACGAACCAAATATTACTGGCTGCTCTCCGGCCCTAG
- the hemC gene encoding hydroxymethylbilane synthase, with protein sequence MTNSAPIRIATRKSPLALWQAYFVRDALQAAHPGLEVELVTMVTKGDIILDTPLAKVGGKGLFVKELEVAMLEGRADLAVHSMKDVPVDFPEGLGLVTICEREDPRDAFVSNTYNNIDELPQGAVVGTCSLRRQCQLLESRPDLIIKELRGNVGTRLGKLDDGQYDAIVLAAAGLKRLELEERIRSFIEPEQSLPAVGQGAVGIECRLDDERLIKLLEPLNHKDTADRVLCERAMNLTLEGGCQVPIGSYSLLDGNNIWLRALVGEPDGSKMVRGEISGPRKDAEALGVTLANQLLDDGAREILTKLYADQE encoded by the coding sequence ATGACAAATTCAGCACCAATCCGTATCGCGACCAGAAAAAGCCCTCTTGCCCTTTGGCAGGCATACTTTGTAAGGGATGCACTGCAAGCTGCTCACCCTGGTTTAGAGGTTGAGTTGGTAACTATGGTGACCAAAGGTGACATCATCCTCGATACTCCGCTTGCTAAAGTTGGCGGTAAGGGCCTGTTCGTTAAAGAACTTGAAGTAGCAATGCTAGAAGGTCGTGCTGACCTAGCAGTTCACTCAATGAAAGATGTCCCAGTAGACTTCCCAGAAGGTCTAGGTCTGGTGACGATTTGTGAACGTGAAGATCCTCGTGATGCTTTCGTTTCAAATACCTACAACAATATCGACGAGCTACCACAAGGTGCCGTCGTGGGTACATGCAGCCTGCGTCGTCAGTGTCAATTACTTGAGTCTCGCCCTGACTTAATCATCAAAGAGCTGCGCGGCAACGTTGGTACTCGTCTAGGTAAACTCGATGATGGTCAATACGATGCGATCGTACTGGCTGCTGCTGGCCTTAAGCGTTTAGAGCTAGAAGAGCGTATTCGCAGCTTCATCGAACCAGAACAGTCTCTACCAGCTGTAGGCCAAGGCGCTGTTGGTATTGAGTGCCGTCTAGATGATGAACGTCTAATCAAGCTTCTTGAGCCGCTGAATCATAAAGACACGGCTGATCGTGTACTTTGCGAGCGAGCAATGAACCTTACTCTAGAAGGTGGTTGCCAGGTGCCTATCGGTAGCTATTCACTATTAGATGGCAACAACATCTGGCTACGTGCATTAGTTGGTGAACCGGATGGTTCGAAGATGGTTCGTGGTGAGATCTCTGGTCCTCGTAAAGACGCAGAAGCGCTTGGCGTGACTCTAGCAAATCAATTGCTGGATGATGGTGCAAGAGAAATCCTAACCAAACTCTACGCTGACCAAGAATAA
- a CDS encoding class I adenylate cyclase, which yields MQAYTQTLIQRLDNLNQQRIDRALALMNVQGQRVFNLIPALLHFNHPMMPGYYDQQVPFGIRSFTLNEFQKQFVSDTELTLGGKLTEAAEPAILGLYTMGSTSSIGQSTSSDLDIWVCVSPDMDGASRDSLTNKCLLITDWAETLGVEANFFLMDEQRFRSNHSEEMTGDNCGSSQHLLLLDEFYRSAVRLAGQRLLWQIIPPEMEECYDEYVQGLCQDGYLDCSQWIDFGKLNRIPAEEYFGSNLWQLYKSIDSPYKSVLKAILLEAYSWEYPNTQLLSIDTKRRFFADEPDLYGMDSYYLMLEKVTRYLERINDHTRLDLVRRCFYLKTHEKLSRDAGIGSVAWRREALTEMTKSWNWGHETIAELDNRRNWKVEQVKVVHHALLDALMLSYRNLIQFARRNDITSAISPQDISILARKLYAAFEVLPGKVTLLNPQISPDLHEPDLSFIEVRQGQSNKAGWYLYKQPLVAHRILGQPSLEHHEYLSKLVAWSFFNGLITESTRLHSVVRDAHIDIDKFYQMVSDLRNTFSLRKRRPSMQALASPCEISQLAMFINFENDPTSELSGRALKVDLKNADIFSFGEEGKSLVGSVDLVYRNSWHEVRTLHFQGDTAMLDALKTVLGKMHQDALPPESVDVFCYSKNLRGVMRNMVYQLLAECIDLRLKPIEPEKRRRFKAIRLANKMFGLFFERRGVSVQMLENSVDFYRSISTNKLKGSPLLMLDKEQEYQLPEVVDGFASEGLIQFFFEDTDKGFNIYVLDESNQVEVYHQYNGEKDEMIANVNSFYTSVKDESKMSSKLINFNLPQYYQIVHPEEGNSYVVPYRNDATLSSRSSKIVNI from the coding sequence TTGCAGGCTTACACTCAAACTTTGATTCAACGATTAGACAATCTAAATCAGCAGCGCATTGATCGTGCGTTGGCGTTGATGAATGTGCAAGGCCAGCGAGTTTTCAACCTTATTCCCGCACTGCTTCACTTCAATCACCCGATGATGCCGGGTTATTATGACCAACAAGTTCCTTTTGGAATTCGTAGCTTCACGCTTAATGAATTCCAAAAGCAATTTGTCTCTGATACCGAATTAACGCTGGGTGGCAAACTTACCGAGGCTGCTGAACCTGCAATCCTTGGCTTGTACACCATGGGTAGTACTTCTTCTATTGGGCAAAGTACCTCAAGTGATCTTGATATCTGGGTGTGTGTTTCTCCAGATATGGATGGCGCATCTCGTGATAGCTTGACCAACAAGTGTCTGCTTATTACCGATTGGGCTGAGACCTTAGGTGTGGAAGCTAACTTCTTCTTGATGGATGAACAGCGTTTCCGTTCGAATCATTCGGAAGAGATGACCGGTGATAACTGTGGTTCTTCACAGCACTTGTTACTGCTTGATGAGTTCTATCGCTCAGCGGTTCGTTTAGCCGGTCAACGTTTGTTGTGGCAAATCATTCCGCCTGAAATGGAAGAGTGCTACGACGAGTATGTTCAAGGTTTATGTCAGGACGGCTATCTTGATTGCTCGCAGTGGATCGATTTCGGTAAGCTAAATCGTATTCCCGCTGAAGAGTACTTTGGTTCAAACTTATGGCAGCTTTATAAGAGTATCGACTCTCCGTATAAATCGGTGTTAAAGGCGATCCTGTTAGAAGCCTATTCATGGGAATACCCAAACACTCAACTGCTGAGTATTGATACCAAGCGTCGCTTCTTCGCGGATGAACCGGATCTGTATGGCATGGATAGCTACTATCTGATGCTTGAGAAGGTAACGCGCTATCTAGAACGCATTAACGACCACACTCGATTGGACTTGGTGAGACGTTGTTTCTACCTTAAGACCCACGAGAAGTTGTCACGAGATGCGGGCATTGGTTCTGTTGCGTGGCGTCGTGAAGCCTTAACTGAGATGACTAAGTCTTGGAATTGGGGACATGAAACCATTGCTGAGCTCGATAACCGCCGTAACTGGAAGGTTGAGCAGGTTAAAGTGGTACACCATGCACTGCTTGATGCCTTGATGCTGAGCTATCGTAATCTGATTCAATTTGCGCGTCGCAACGACATCACTTCTGCAATTAGCCCACAAGATATTAGTATTTTGGCGCGTAAGCTTTACGCTGCGTTTGAGGTATTGCCAGGTAAAGTGACGTTACTGAATCCGCAAATCTCTCCTGATCTGCATGAACCAGACTTGAGCTTTATCGAAGTTCGTCAGGGTCAGTCGAATAAAGCCGGCTGGTACCTGTATAAGCAGCCATTGGTAGCGCATCGTATTCTTGGTCAGCCTTCACTTGAGCACCATGAGTACTTGAGTAAACTGGTTGCTTGGTCATTCTTTAATGGCTTGATTACGGAGTCGACGCGTTTGCACTCTGTGGTGCGTGATGCTCACATTGATATCGATAAGTTCTATCAAATGGTGAGCGATCTGCGTAATACGTTTTCTTTGCGTAAGCGTCGCCCGAGTATGCAAGCACTGGCGAGTCCGTGTGAGATAAGCCAGCTCGCGATGTTCATCAACTTTGAAAATGACCCAACTTCTGAGTTAAGTGGTCGTGCATTAAAAGTGGACCTCAAGAATGCTGATATCTTCAGCTTTGGTGAAGAAGGTAAGAGCTTAGTCGGCAGTGTCGATCTGGTTTATCGTAACTCTTGGCATGAAGTACGTACGCTTCATTTCCAAGGTGATACAGCAATGCTGGATGCACTTAAAACGGTTCTTGGCAAAATGCACCAAGATGCGTTGCCGCCAGAGTCGGTGGATGTGTTCTGTTACAGCAAAAACCTGCGTGGTGTGATGCGTAATATGGTGTATCAACTGCTTGCTGAGTGTATCGACTTACGATTGAAACCGATTGAACCAGAGAAGCGTCGCCGCTTTAAGGCTATTCGTTTAGCTAATAAGATGTTTGGTCTGTTCTTCGAGCGTCGTGGTGTATCGGTACAGATGTTGGAAAACTCGGTTGATTTCTACCGTAGTATCTCAACCAATAAGTTGAAGGGTTCACCGTTACTGATGCTCGATAAAGAGCAGGAGTATCAACTGCCAGAAGTGGTGGATGGTTTTGCGAGTGAGGGTTTAATTCAGTTCTTCTTTGAAGATACCGATAAAGGTTTCAATATCTATGTATTGGACGAGTCGAATCAAGTAGAGGTGTATCACCAGTACAATGGTGAAAAAGATGAGATGATCGCGAACGTGAATTCTTTCTACACATCGGTAAAAGATGAGTCGAAGATGTCGTCTAAGTTGATTAACTTCAATCTCCCTCAGTACTACCAGATCGTGCACCCTGAAGAGGGTAACTCTTATGTTGTGCCTTACCGTAACGACGCTACCTTGTCTTCTCGGAGTTCAAAGATAGTCAACATCTAG
- the cyaY gene encoding iron donor protein CyaY, which translates to MNETEFHQLVDIQMQNIEEAIDDSEADIDYEVTGNVMTLEFENRSQIIINRQEPMKEIWLASKSGGFHFKLIDDKWTCSKTGMELFEMVKEECVKHAGEEIDWV; encoded by the coding sequence ATGAACGAGACTGAATTTCATCAACTAGTCGATATACAGATGCAAAACATCGAAGAAGCTATCGACGATTCAGAGGCAGATATTGATTACGAAGTGACTGGTAACGTGATGACGCTCGAGTTTGAGAACCGCAGCCAAATTATTATTAACCGCCAAGAACCAATGAAAGAAATCTGGTTGGCGTCTAAATCTGGTGGCTTCCACTTTAAATTAATCGACGACAAGTGGACATGCTCTAAGACGGGCATGGAGCTGTTTGAGATGGTAAAAGAAGAATGCGTGAAGCACGCAGGTGAAGAGATCGATTGGGTCTAA
- a CDS encoding lipoprotein yields the protein MKFSLVHPFYPIAFPECGAIIGGIELIITICKMKKLITALFMLSVIGLSGCGQTGPLYDPDEVQQTEQSQ from the coding sequence ATGAAATTCAGTCTCGTTCATCCTTTCTATCCTATTGCTTTTCCTGAGTGTGGTGCGATTATAGGGGGCATTGAGTTAATAATCACGATATGCAAAATGAAAAAATTAATTACCGCTCTGTTTATGCTGTCCGTTATTGGACTTTCTGGTTGTGGTCAAACGGGTCCGTTATACGATCCTGATGAAGTTCAGCAGACTGAACAATCACAATAA
- the lysA gene encoding diaminopimelate decarboxylase, translating to MDYFNYQEDGQLWAEDVALSQLAEQYGTPLYVYSRATLERHWNAFDSSVGEHPHLVCYAVKANSNLGVLNTLARLGSGFDIVSGGELERVVAAGGDPAKVVFSGVGKTAAEMKRALELNIKCFNVESEPELERLNKVAGELGVKAPISLRINPDVDANTHPYISTGLRDNKFGIAFDRAPAVYAFAQTLDNLSIHGIDCHIGSQLTDIEPFIDATDRLLALIDQLRADGINIKHLDVGGGLGVVYRDELPPQPSDYAKALLARLENHSDLELIFEPGRAIAANAGVLLTKVEFLKPTEHKNFAIIDAAMNDLMRPALYQAWQDIVPVSPRQGEAVTYDLVGPICETGDFLGKDRDLVLEEGDLLAVRSAGAYGFAMSSNYNTRSRAAEVMVDGDKTHLVRQREELASLWELENILPE from the coding sequence TTGGATTACTTCAACTATCAGGAAGATGGCCAGCTTTGGGCTGAGGACGTCGCACTTTCACAACTCGCAGAGCAATATGGTACGCCGCTGTATGTATACTCTCGTGCAACATTAGAGCGTCATTGGAACGCGTTTGACTCATCGGTTGGTGAGCATCCGCACTTGGTGTGTTATGCCGTTAAAGCTAACTCGAACCTTGGCGTGTTGAATACTTTGGCTCGTTTGGGTTCAGGTTTTGACATTGTTTCTGGCGGTGAGTTAGAGCGTGTAGTAGCTGCTGGTGGCGATCCGGCAAAAGTTGTGTTCTCTGGTGTCGGTAAAACAGCTGCTGAAATGAAGCGCGCACTTGAGTTGAACATTAAGTGTTTCAACGTAGAGTCTGAGCCAGAACTTGAGCGACTGAATAAAGTTGCTGGTGAGCTTGGTGTTAAAGCGCCAATTTCACTGCGTATCAACCCAGATGTTGATGCCAACACTCACCCTTATATTTCTACTGGTCTGCGTGATAACAAGTTTGGTATTGCTTTCGACCGTGCTCCAGCCGTTTATGCGTTTGCACAAACACTCGATAACTTGTCTATTCATGGTATTGATTGCCACATTGGTTCTCAGCTAACGGATATCGAACCTTTCATTGATGCTACCGATCGCCTGCTTGCACTGATCGACCAACTACGAGCTGATGGTATCAACATCAAACACCTTGATGTCGGTGGCGGATTGGGTGTGGTTTACCGTGATGAATTACCACCACAGCCTTCAGATTACGCGAAAGCCTTATTGGCTCGCCTAGAGAATCATTCTGATCTAGAGCTGATTTTCGAGCCTGGAAGAGCGATTGCTGCTAACGCTGGTGTATTATTAACAAAAGTCGAGTTCCTCAAGCCAACCGAACACAAGAACTTTGCCATCATCGATGCAGCAATGAACGACCTGATGCGTCCAGCGCTTTACCAAGCTTGGCAAGATATTGTTCCAGTTAGCCCGAGACAGGGTGAAGCCGTGACTTACGATTTGGTTGGCCCAATTTGTGAGACGGGTGATTTCCTAGGTAAAGATCGTGACCTTGTTCTTGAAGAAGGTGATCTGCTAGCAGTTCGTTCTGCGGGCGCTTATGGCTTCGCGATGTCATCTAACTACAACACTCGTTCGCGTGCGGCTGAAGTGATGGTTGATGGCGATAAAACTCATTTGGTTCGTCAGCGTGAAGAGCTTGCGAGTCTATGGGAACTTGAAAACATTCTTCCGGAGTAA
- the dapF gene encoding diaminopimelate epimerase encodes MHFHFSKMHGLGNDFMVVDCITQNIFFSPDLIRRLADRHTGVGFDQLLVVEAPYDPETDFHYRIFNADGSEVEQCGNGARCFARFVRMKGLTNKYSINVSTKKGKMVLKIEENDLITVNMGIPEFEPGKIPFKAKQPEKTYILRTDVHTLFCGAVSMGNPHVVTVVDDVDTADVDTLGPLLESHERFPERVNAGFMQVVSREEVRLRVYERGAGETQACGSGACGAVAVGITQGLLAENVKVRLPGGDLHISWQGPGKPLFMTGPATHVFDGQLSC; translated from the coding sequence ATGCACTTCCACTTTTCTAAAATGCATGGTTTGGGCAATGATTTCATGGTCGTGGACTGCATTACTCAAAATATTTTCTTTTCTCCAGATTTGATCCGCCGTTTGGCGGATCGTCACACTGGTGTGGGTTTCGATCAGCTACTTGTGGTTGAGGCTCCTTATGATCCTGAAACTGATTTCCATTACCGCATATTCAATGCGGATGGCAGTGAAGTGGAGCAGTGTGGTAATGGGGCTCGTTGTTTTGCACGATTCGTTCGCATGAAAGGCTTAACGAATAAGTACAGTATCAACGTCAGCACCAAGAAAGGTAAAATGGTTCTCAAAATTGAAGAGAATGACCTGATCACGGTGAACATGGGTATTCCTGAGTTCGAACCAGGTAAGATTCCATTCAAGGCCAAGCAGCCAGAGAAGACGTATATCCTGAGAACGGATGTACATACTTTGTTCTGTGGTGCGGTAAGCATGGGTAACCCACATGTGGTTACCGTCGTTGATGATGTCGATACTGCTGATGTGGACACCCTAGGTCCGCTTCTCGAATCACACGAACGTTTCCCTGAGCGTGTTAATGCTGGTTTTATGCAAGTGGTTAGCCGTGAAGAAGTTCGTTTGCGTGTTTACGAACGTGGCGCGGGTGAAACTCAGGCATGTGGCAGCGGAGCGTGTGGCGCAGTTGCCGTTGGTATCACTCAAGGCTTACTGGCTGAGAATGTGAAGGTTCGTCTACCAGGCGGTGACTTACACATTAGCTGGCAAGGCCCGGGTAAACCTCTGTTTATGACCGGCCCGGCAACGCATGTGTTTGATGGTCAACTTTCTTGCTAA
- a CDS encoding DUF484 family protein, with product MSYVEADALTAEVVAEYLRDNPDFFQDRKDLVDRLAINNVEQGAVSLVEIQLKRQRHRIEELEEEITGLMSLAANNDKTFYEFMDLQAQVLKCSDFMQVIKAVEQKALDLGLKAHVRILSQSGFYHLSAEGYSKFSLNHFNGKDAYLGRLRKADRHDLFGDYPVPELGSYVVLPLAKQSPLGLLAFSSEEGGHFQPHMDTLFLRHLALVVAHLADTLPWQINNEPRAQNTSS from the coding sequence TTGTCTTACGTTGAAGCCGACGCACTCACCGCAGAAGTGGTCGCGGAATATTTACGTGATAACCCAGATTTTTTCCAAGACAGAAAAGATTTGGTTGATCGCCTTGCTATCAATAACGTTGAGCAGGGCGCTGTTTCTCTGGTTGAGATTCAGCTTAAACGCCAGCGTCATCGAATCGAAGAGCTTGAAGAAGAGATCACTGGCTTGATGTCGTTGGCGGCAAATAACGATAAAACCTTCTATGAGTTTATGGATCTGCAAGCGCAAGTGCTGAAATGCAGTGACTTCATGCAGGTGATAAAGGCCGTTGAACAAAAAGCGTTAGACCTTGGGCTTAAGGCTCATGTTCGAATTCTTTCACAATCGGGTTTTTATCATTTAAGTGCTGAGGGCTACTCTAAGTTTTCGCTGAACCATTTCAATGGCAAAGATGCTTATCTTGGGCGCTTGAGAAAAGCCGACAGACACGATTTGTTTGGTGATTATCCAGTTCCAGAGCTAGGCTCTTATGTAGTACTACCGCTTGCTAAGCAGTCTCCATTGGGCTTGCTCGCCTTTTCTAGTGAAGAAGGCGGACATTTCCAACCCCATATGGATACGCTCTTTTTACGTCATTTAGCACTTGTTGTCGCTCATTTGGCGGACACCTTACCTTGGCAGATAAATAATGAGCCTAGAGCCCAAAATACCTCTTCCTAA